A window of the Ostrea edulis chromosome 1, xbOstEdul1.1, whole genome shotgun sequence genome harbors these coding sequences:
- the LOC130054247 gene encoding uncharacterized protein LOC130054247, producing the protein MLYNLVVDGVDTKVTITEESLRFESNGDVDISYRFDDVIGCEEEITGWFWRTEVTRVWLIEDGSSNALLKQSRVVSGDQRKRFQHDLTEKIVKETKRPKRMLVMINPNGGNRTATKDFRDIVEPVFRLSGMSMDIIFSKHPGHLIDITKNYDFTNTDAIVLLGGDGTYNEVLNVLMRKRQEEQGVDINDPNAALSPLNIPFGLIPTGSASHWSRNCTGSRDVLTTALHVIQGRTVTSPLMAVHNNGKCVGFGCAGVGYGFLPNVVYRCDRNFRWLGRSRYTIVASWVLLFETLAQYHYNAKLTFHTSVTERRNTETNETEIFVADRKLTGYTSYTSDTVVYNRKFWDMLLLNGHSIYNGKVLVDASRMFVPKPTMFSCFLLFDTIQPASVRQYLKHFFGATYMDDLSSVMDVLHARELSVELSENQEDADQDVSMTKRIAQLDGETYELESPTFQIRYKLDVVRVFSSYL; encoded by the exons ttagTTACCGATTCGATGATGTCATAGGATGTGAAGAGGAAATCACGGGATGGTTTTGGAGAACGGAAGTGACGCGGGTTTGGCTAATCGAAGATGGATCTTCCAACGCATTACTGAAGCAATCGAGGGTTGTGTCTGGGGACCAAAGAAAACGTTTCCAACACGATCTAACAGAGAAGATAGTAAAAG aaacaaaGCGTCCCAAAAGAATGTTGGTAATGATCAACCCAAATGGGGGCAATCGTACAGCCACGAAGGATTTCAGAGATATAGTCGAGCCGGTGTTCAGACTTTCTGGAATGTCCATGGATATAATTT tcTCCAAACATCCTGGgcatttaattgatattacTAAGAACTATGACTTTACCAACACTGATGC GATCGTACTACTTGGAGGTGACGGGACATACAACGAAGTGCTAAACGTATTGATGCGAAAGAGACAGGAGGAACAAGGCGTTGATATTAACGACCCAAATGCAGCATTATCTCCCTTAAACATTCCATTCGGCTTGATCCCAACTG GATCGGCAAGTCATTGGTCGAGAAATTGCACAGGTTCGCGGGATGTTCTAACGACCGCTCTTCACGTAATTCAAG GTAGAACCGTGACCTCCCCCCTTATGGCTGTACATAACAATGGTAAATGTGTTGGTTTCGGGTGTGCAGGAGTTGGCTATGGATTCCTTCCCAATGTTGTATATCGCTGTGATAGGAATTTTCGCTGGCTAGGACGATCCCGATACACAA TTGTTGCATCGTGGGTGCTCCTGTTTGAAACTCTTGCACAATACCATTACAATGCCAAACTCACCTTCCACACATC AGTCACCGAGCGACGTAACACTGAGACCAATGAGACAGAGATCTTTGTTGCTGATAGAAAACTCACTGGATACACTTCTTATACTTCTGATACAG TGGTCTATAACCGGAAGTTCTGGGATATGTTGTTGCTCAACGGTCATAGCATCTATAATGGGAAGGTCCTGGTAGACGCCTCCAGAATGTTTGTTCCAAAACCAACAAtgttttcttgttttcttttattcGACACGATTCAACCCGCATCTGTACGACAGTATTTGAAGCATTTTTTTGGAGCGACGTATATG GACGATTTAAGTAGTGTGATGGATGTTTTACATGCCCGAGAACTCAGTGTGGAATTATCTGAAAATCAAGAAGACGCAGATCAGGATGTGTCAATGACAAAGAGAATAGCACAACTAGATGGGGAGACATACGAACTGGAATCACCAACTTTTCAAATACG GTATAAACTGGATGTTGTGCGGGTCTTTTCAAGTTACCTGTGA